From one Pedobacter faecalis genomic stretch:
- a CDS encoding mannose-1-phosphate guanylyltransferase — protein sequence MSNNYVFIMAGGVGSRFWPKSRNNFPKQFIDILGVGKSLLQLTYERFLKLCPQENIYIVTNGQYAPIIQEQLTGINADQIICEPSRNNTAPCIAYASFKINALNPDANIVVAPSDHFILYEDIFIEKIKQALDFTAANDALVTLGITPTRPDTGYGYIQYASEAANSVHKVLHFREKPDLEKAKAFLAEGNYVWNAGIFIWKAESILRALNTHSKEIYDLFNNGAEIYNTEGERSFIDERYPTSPNISIDYAIMEQADNVYTIPAEFGWSDLGTWASLYEAAPKDEENNVISGNQVYTADTTNSIIHINKDKLAVIKGLDNFIVVDEGNALLIYPKTQEQEIKEVVKELSSTYGSIFA from the coding sequence ATGTCTAACAACTATGTATTTATTATGGCCGGAGGCGTTGGCAGCCGCTTCTGGCCAAAAAGCCGAAACAACTTCCCTAAACAATTCATTGATATTCTGGGCGTAGGAAAATCCCTACTGCAGCTTACCTATGAGCGCTTCCTGAAGCTTTGCCCGCAGGAGAATATTTACATCGTTACTAATGGCCAGTACGCGCCTATCATCCAAGAGCAGTTAACAGGAATAAACGCCGATCAAATCATCTGTGAACCTAGCAGGAACAATACTGCACCCTGCATAGCTTACGCCTCGTTCAAAATCAATGCCTTAAACCCAGACGCAAACATCGTAGTTGCGCCATCTGATCACTTCATTTTGTATGAAGACATCTTCATAGAGAAAATCAAACAAGCACTAGACTTCACCGCCGCAAACGACGCCCTGGTTACATTGGGCATAACACCAACCCGGCCGGATACAGGTTACGGCTATATTCAATACGCAAGTGAAGCAGCTAACAGCGTTCATAAAGTACTTCACTTCAGAGAAAAACCTGACCTAGAGAAAGCCAAAGCATTCCTTGCAGAAGGAAATTATGTTTGGAACGCAGGAATATTCATTTGGAAAGCAGAATCTATCTTACGCGCGCTTAACACCCATTCCAAAGAGATTTACGATCTCTTCAATAACGGGGCGGAGATTTACAATACCGAAGGTGAGCGAAGCTTTATTGATGAGCGCTACCCAACATCCCCAAACATTTCCATAGATTATGCTATTATGGAACAGGCGGATAACGTTTATACTATACCGGCGGAATTTGGATGGTCTGACCTGGGAACCTGGGCTTCTCTGTACGAGGCAGCACCAAAAGATGAAGAAAACAACGTGATTTCTGGAAACCAGGTGTACACTGCTGATACGACTAATAGCATCATACATATCAATAAAGACAAATTGGCCGTTATTAAAGGACTGGATAACTTTATTGTAGTTGATGAGGGTAATGCACTATTGATTTACCCAAAAACTCAGGAGCAAGAGATAAAAGAAGTAGTTAAGGAGTTAAGTTCAACTTACGGAAGTATATTTGCGTAG
- a CDS encoding glycosyltransferase, which translates to MKIAFQIDRLVYGGGERVMRTLMSEFKKRGHEIVCFSWNQNLRNQPFEFDISIFEPVENLNKVHKYLKRYNSLSKFFEEKRPDWLISFSPDVLLFHAAKSHQVKSLYSLRVDPRQIGSGLFTRYLSRLLLSLATAIVFQTDKLRMRYRKHISKSVVISNPIMDELDDFSVHRRKRIVGVGRLSEEKGFDLLIRAFSQLENRHHYSLEIYGDGPQRSVLESLINSLGMSELVELKGRVDRVVDHIADAEIFVLSSYLEGMPNALIEAMSMGLACISTDFPSGGAHVLIKNNINGIIIPTGSVEHMTASMNRIIENQEFRMMLQENAAKIREDLDKAKIADLWIAHMNRF; encoded by the coding sequence ATGAAGATAGCATTTCAAATAGATCGACTCGTTTACGGAGGCGGTGAGCGTGTAATGAGGACTTTAATGTCAGAATTTAAAAAAAGAGGGCACGAAATTGTTTGCTTCTCATGGAATCAGAACTTGCGAAATCAGCCATTCGAATTTGATATCTCCATCTTTGAGCCTGTGGAAAATCTTAATAAAGTCCACAAATATCTCAAGAGGTATAATAGTCTCTCGAAGTTCTTTGAAGAAAAGCGACCAGACTGGCTCATTAGTTTTTCTCCAGATGTATTGTTATTTCACGCTGCGAAAAGTCATCAAGTAAAATCTTTGTACTCTTTGAGGGTAGACCCTCGTCAAATAGGCTCTGGTCTATTCACCCGATATCTCAGTCGTTTATTGTTAAGTCTAGCTACTGCTATCGTTTTTCAGACCGACAAACTAAGAATGCGATATAGAAAGCACATATCTAAATCTGTTGTTATCTCCAACCCTATCATGGACGAGCTAGACGACTTCAGTGTGCATAGGAGGAAAAGGATTGTTGGAGTTGGCCGTCTCTCAGAGGAGAAAGGTTTTGATCTTTTAATACGGGCGTTTTCTCAGTTGGAAAATAGACACCATTATAGTTTAGAAATCTATGGTGATGGCCCCCAAAGATCAGTACTTGAGAGCCTTATTAATTCACTTGGAATGAGTGAGCTAGTAGAACTGAAGGGAAGGGTTGATCGTGTGGTCGATCACATAGCTGATGCTGAAATATTTGTGTTAAGTTCATACTTAGAGGGGATGCCAAATGCATTAATTGAGGCAATGTCCATGGGGTTGGCTTGTATTTCTACGGATTTTCCGTCAGGAGGAGCTCATGTCTTAATTAAAAATAATATCAATGGCATTATTATTCCGACTGGGAGCGTTGAACACATGACGGCAAGTATGAATCGAATCATTGAAAATCAAGAATTTAGAATGATGCTACAAGAAAATGCTGCTAAGATCAGGGAAGATCTAGATAAAGCAAAAATTGCAGACTTGTGGATCGCACATATGAATAGATTCTGA
- a CDS encoding O-antigen ligase family protein, whose product MVTKRNHFHFKIATNTLVIMLLFPILSLLINVPGGTKVPVFVGLFSLLYLSRDFSFKKAFFSRPLKIYAVLMTYHFLNAVFLNVPGTDMDVLFTCVLTPVLAMGLTVFMGRSNMNKTIAVLFYTYLVYTALVILVFRTSGIANDEGRIQTATLHPNIIGQYAGFAGVLLSIFCVYRNKSIFFYASVAALPLGVILLTQSRNSISIFALSILIYTIGRFVKSKAKSHGIIILVAIAMLVVPVGQYILDNTDAGKRFVEASKGESMQVKDAYATGTVFDGFLGERIVYYIIGFDNFLDHPVNGIGLWNYSGYNRSEYPLHTEYMVHLAEGGLIGAILYLFFIYSVISSFIKSKAKSNFLYWQLLLSLLVILFVGITARQFPYVQFFPIWGLIIAFLMYNEPGYSNKKQTQYSLNYEDSISNRSTRLRRR is encoded by the coding sequence ATGGTGACAAAGAGAAATCACTTTCATTTTAAGATTGCTACAAATACGTTAGTGATAATGCTATTGTTCCCAATTTTAAGTTTGTTGATTAATGTTCCTGGCGGGACAAAAGTCCCTGTGTTCGTAGGCTTGTTTTCATTATTATATCTTTCACGAGACTTCTCTTTTAAAAAGGCGTTTTTTTCGCGACCGCTTAAGATATATGCCGTATTAATGACATATCATTTTTTAAATGCTGTGTTCTTAAATGTGCCGGGTACCGATATGGACGTCCTTTTTACATGTGTATTAACTCCAGTATTGGCTATGGGATTGACAGTTTTTATGGGAAGATCAAATATGAACAAGACAATTGCAGTTCTCTTTTACACATATTTAGTTTATACCGCACTTGTAATTTTGGTTTTTAGAACCTCGGGTATAGCGAATGATGAAGGGCGAATTCAAACAGCTACACTTCACCCTAATATTATTGGCCAATACGCGGGTTTTGCTGGGGTCTTGCTTTCCATCTTTTGTGTCTATAGAAATAAATCGATTTTCTTTTACGCAAGTGTGGCTGCACTACCATTAGGAGTTATACTATTGACTCAATCACGTAACTCGATTTCTATTTTCGCATTATCGATACTAATTTATACAATTGGTCGATTTGTAAAATCGAAAGCGAAATCTCACGGAATTATAATCTTGGTTGCTATTGCTATGCTTGTTGTCCCGGTTGGACAATATATTTTGGACAACACAGATGCCGGAAAGCGTTTTGTTGAAGCTAGTAAAGGTGAGAGCATGCAGGTAAAAGACGCTTATGCAACAGGTACCGTTTTTGATGGCTTCCTAGGCGAGCGTATAGTATATTACATTATAGGATTTGATAACTTTCTTGACCATCCAGTCAACGGTATAGGGTTATGGAATTATAGCGGTTATAATCGGTCGGAGTATCCTCTTCATACGGAGTACATGGTTCACCTGGCAGAAGGCGGCTTAATAGGCGCAATACTTTATCTCTTTTTTATATATTCAGTAATTTCCTCGTTTATCAAATCCAAAGCGAAGTCTAACTTTCTCTATTGGCAGTTACTCCTCTCCTTACTTGTGATACTATTTGTTGGGATTACGGCAAGGCAATTTCCGTACGTGCAGTTCTTTCCTATATGGGGATTGATAATTGCTTTTTTAATGTATAACGAGCCCGGATATTCGAATAAAAAACAAACTCAATACAGTCTGAATTATGAAGATAGCATTTCAAATAGATCGACTCGTTTACGGAGGCGGTGA
- a CDS encoding GDP-L-fucose synthase family protein, whose product MEKNAKIYVAGHNGMVGSAIVRKLKSEGYENIITRSSKELDLTDSPSVKNFFETEKPEYVFLAAAKVGGIMANNIYRGEFLYENLMIQNNVIHQSYLNEVKKLMFLGSSCIYPKLAPQPLKEEYLLTGELEPTNEPYAIAKIAGIKLCDAYRSQYGCNYISVMPTNLYGPNDNYDLNNSHVLPALIRKVITAKNNGVSSVTIWGTGTPKREFLYVDDLADACFYLMQTYNEPGLVNIGVGEDVTILELAQLIAKVVGFEGEIKTDPSKPDGTPRKLMDVSKLHAQGWKAQVSLEEGITRVFNDVKNLNWN is encoded by the coding sequence ATGGAAAAAAATGCAAAAATATACGTAGCCGGCCACAATGGAATGGTAGGCTCTGCTATAGTAAGAAAACTGAAGAGCGAAGGTTATGAAAACATCATAACCCGATCTTCAAAAGAACTGGATCTTACCGACAGCCCGTCGGTAAAAAACTTTTTTGAAACAGAAAAACCTGAGTATGTTTTTCTGGCCGCAGCCAAAGTAGGCGGCATCATGGCCAATAACATCTACAGAGGTGAGTTCTTGTACGAAAACCTGATGATCCAAAACAATGTGATTCATCAGTCCTATCTTAACGAGGTTAAGAAATTGATGTTCTTGGGTTCATCATGTATTTATCCTAAACTGGCTCCACAGCCCCTAAAGGAGGAATACTTATTAACCGGTGAGCTTGAGCCTACAAATGAGCCGTACGCTATTGCTAAGATTGCAGGCATCAAGCTTTGCGATGCCTACCGCTCACAGTATGGTTGCAATTACATTTCTGTAATGCCTACCAACCTTTACGGACCAAATGACAATTACGACCTGAACAACTCTCATGTTTTGCCAGCCTTGATCCGCAAAGTGATCACCGCTAAAAACAATGGCGTGTCATCGGTAACCATTTGGGGAACCGGTACGCCAAAACGTGAGTTCCTTTACGTAGACGATCTTGCAGATGCATGTTTCTATTTAATGCAAACTTACAATGAGCCCGGCTTGGTAAATATCGGCGTAGGTGAAGATGTTACCATACTGGAACTTGCCCAGCTTATTGCCAAAGTAGTAGGATTTGAAGGTGAAATAAAAACAGACCCGTCAAAGCCAGACGGCACACCAAGAAAGCTGATGGATGTAAGCAAATTACACGCACAAGGCTGGAAAGCGCAAGTATCGCTGGAAGAAGGGATTACCCGCGTATTCAATGATGTTAAAAATTTGAATTGGAATTAA
- a CDS encoding acyltransferase has translation MNKLILLFAKLGNSTVKRVIYTKYLGVRIGDNVRFTGSPDFGSEPYLISIGSNVTITQNVTFHTHDGGLSVLRKKYPRINKYGRITIGDNVFIGSGVMIMPNVDIGDNVIIAAGSIVTKSVSSDSVVGGVPAKLLKTIQQYERDVISRNDHIIMPEGLEGKAKEKFIIDSLKK, from the coding sequence ATGAATAAATTGATACTACTCTTTGCTAAGCTCGGTAATTCTACTGTTAAAAGAGTCATTTACACAAAATATCTTGGGGTCCGGATAGGCGATAACGTCAGGTTTACTGGTTCACCCGATTTCGGTTCAGAACCTTATTTAATATCGATTGGTAGCAACGTTACCATAACACAAAATGTTACATTTCATACCCATGATGGCGGTCTATCGGTTTTGCGGAAGAAATATCCGCGTATAAATAAATATGGGAGAATAACAATTGGTGATAACGTTTTTATCGGTTCAGGTGTAATGATTATGCCGAATGTAGATATAGGAGATAATGTAATTATTGCAGCAGGGAGCATCGTTACGAAAAGTGTGTCTTCAGATTCAGTGGTCGGCGGGGTTCCCGCCAAGTTGTTGAAGACTATACAACAATACGAGAGGGATGTTATTAGTCGTAACGATCACATAATTATGCCTGAGGGATTAGAAGGTAAAGCGAAAGAGAAGTTTATAATTGATAGCCTTAAAAAATGA
- a CDS encoding glycosyltransferase family 4 protein — protein MKPLNVIFTGRLSFPNGIASVKRRKYIIDYLNATAVKCRVVCLRQSKKDLEKFNNPDHGYYGATEFINFSSVFYHGLTGKVSYYKQVSAFLKKCYDENSTNVLIFHTSLGIDDLPFLLYGKHLGYKIIFDQVETSYVAKGVNISLKSKIYATINDVITKWGYRQADAFFVISTALQKWNRERYNQPICLLPNSTPIIRSVKKEAFSNPVKILYVGTFTPKDGVDYLVKAFKQLVSYRSDVRLILIGKGIKRDMDVIMSLIENEKNIEYRGYVDDDELYTVLRESDILTMTRSNSVFANFGFPFKLSEYLATGNPVIATNVSDVCLYLEDKKNACIAVPEDVESIFESLKYLVENEEKALEMGDNGLMVVKKHFDVDKNGKKFVEFLKQL, from the coding sequence ATGAAACCTTTAAATGTGATTTTTACCGGTAGATTGTCTTTTCCAAACGGAATAGCTAGCGTAAAAAGACGGAAATATATTATCGACTACCTGAATGCTACTGCTGTCAAATGTAGGGTCGTTTGTCTAAGGCAAAGCAAAAAAGATTTGGAAAAATTTAATAATCCTGATCATGGATATTATGGTGCTACAGAGTTTATCAATTTTTCTTCTGTCTTTTATCACGGGTTAACCGGAAAAGTGAGCTATTACAAACAAGTGTCAGCGTTTCTCAAAAAGTGTTACGATGAAAATTCGACGAACGTCTTAATTTTTCATACCAGTTTAGGTATTGACGACCTGCCATTTCTGCTATATGGTAAACACCTGGGGTATAAGATTATTTTTGATCAGGTGGAGACTAGTTATGTAGCTAAAGGAGTTAATATCTCATTGAAGTCGAAAATCTATGCTACTATAAATGATGTAATTACCAAGTGGGGCTATAGACAGGCTGATGCTTTTTTCGTGATATCTACTGCACTTCAGAAGTGGAATAGGGAGCGCTACAACCAGCCAATATGTTTGTTGCCCAACTCTACTCCAATAATAAGGTCAGTAAAAAAAGAGGCCTTCTCCAACCCGGTAAAAATACTTTACGTGGGCACATTTACACCGAAAGACGGGGTGGATTATTTAGTGAAAGCGTTTAAACAGCTCGTCTCTTATCGTAGTGATGTTAGGTTAATACTTATAGGGAAGGGTATAAAACGGGATATGGATGTGATAATGAGCCTTATTGAGAACGAAAAAAATATTGAATACAGAGGTTATGTAGATGATGATGAATTGTATACTGTACTAAGAGAAAGCGACATTCTTACTATGACCCGCTCGAACTCCGTTTTCGCTAATTTTGGTTTTCCGTTTAAACTGTCGGAATATCTAGCGACAGGTAACCCGGTAATAGCAACTAACGTAAGTGATGTGTGTTTATACCTGGAGGACAAAAAGAATGCCTGCATAGCTGTTCCCGAAGACGTTGAAAGTATTTTCGAAAGCTTGAAGTATCTAGTAGAAAATGAAGAAAAAGCTTTAGAGATGGGAGATAACGGTTTGATGGTGGTCAAGAAACATTTTGATGTCGATAAAAATGGGAAAAAGTTCGTTGAATTCTTAAAGCAACTTTAA
- a CDS encoding serine acetyltransferase — protein MLENIRLIRFIFHLLVFISSNKTVKDLITSDVEMVIKKRRWTDISLYKALLVTLKNDKYYRTIFYLRIGRKSRFLRLLSPGSNSFFLNTNQIGGGIYLAHPFATFINAERIGRDFSCRQCTTIGNKTDGRNDLRPTIGNNVQVGANVVIIGHVNIGDNVIIGAGSVIVKDIESNSIVAGNPARVIRKIS, from the coding sequence ATGTTAGAAAATATTAGATTGATTCGCTTTATTTTCCATTTGCTTGTTTTTATTTCTTCGAATAAAACTGTGAAAGATCTTATAACTTCAGACGTAGAGATGGTAATCAAGAAGCGAAGGTGGACAGATATTTCCCTTTATAAAGCGTTACTTGTTACTCTCAAGAATGACAAGTACTATAGAACAATCTTTTATCTTAGAATTGGACGGAAATCGAGGTTCCTGAGATTACTTTCCCCTGGCTCTAACAGTTTCTTTCTTAATACGAACCAAATTGGTGGAGGGATTTATCTGGCACATCCATTCGCAACATTCATCAATGCAGAGCGGATTGGACGAGATTTTTCATGCCGGCAATGTACTACTATAGGAAATAAGACAGATGGGAGAAATGACCTTAGACCTACAATTGGAAATAACGTGCAGGTAGGTGCGAATGTGGTTATTATCGGACATGTTAATATAGGTGATAACGTAATAATTGGTGCAGGCTCAGTAATTGTCAAAGATATAGAAAGCAACTCTATCGTAGCTGGCAATCCCGCTCGAGTTATACGAAAGATATCTTAG
- a CDS encoding glycosyltransferase family 4 protein encodes MKNVSIFVKNLTSGGAEKQSVLLAKALCETCNVHYIILNSKYQEAKYMRLLADTPKITVVTFKGSLLRRFINFTKYLRDKKIEYIFSYLTAANFYAVVASRIVGVKNVYTGIRNAYLPPTKALIDRLLCNHYSKGAILNCYAGERYFLTQGFVKDKLTVIPNCFENIKEYQQKESNPEILNIISVGRFVEQKDYFTALTVVDNLRKANLNLCYQIVGYGELETEIRQRVLELNLENHVKIAINPDNIPELLDQADVYLSTSLFEGTSNSIMEAMNANLPIVATDVGDNYMLIKHGQNGFIAGVKDVKQIESHIKMLLEDEQLRIEMGRKSKALLLENYSIEKFRERYEKLID; translated from the coding sequence ATGAAAAATGTTTCAATTTTTGTCAAAAACCTCACGAGTGGTGGTGCTGAGAAACAATCGGTCCTTTTAGCAAAAGCACTTTGTGAAACCTGCAACGTTCATTATATTATCTTGAATTCTAAATATCAAGAGGCAAAGTACATGAGGCTTTTGGCGGATACCCCGAAGATAACTGTAGTCACTTTTAAAGGCAGTTTGCTGAGAAGGTTTATAAATTTCACAAAGTACCTGCGAGATAAGAAAATCGAATATATATTTAGTTACCTGACCGCAGCAAATTTCTATGCAGTGGTCGCCTCTAGAATCGTCGGGGTTAAGAATGTATACACAGGCATCAGAAACGCCTACCTTCCGCCAACCAAGGCACTAATAGATCGGCTTTTATGCAACCATTACTCCAAGGGAGCCATTTTGAATTGTTACGCCGGCGAAAGATACTTTCTTACTCAAGGTTTTGTGAAGGATAAACTTACAGTTATTCCAAACTGCTTCGAGAACATAAAAGAATACCAGCAAAAAGAATCAAATCCTGAAATACTAAATATAATAAGCGTTGGAAGATTTGTTGAACAGAAGGACTATTTTACAGCGCTAACAGTCGTCGACAATCTTCGAAAAGCTAACCTGAACCTTTGTTATCAAATCGTAGGATATGGCGAGCTAGAGACGGAGATTAGACAAAGGGTACTGGAACTCAATTTAGAGAACCATGTTAAAATAGCTATCAATCCGGATAATATACCAGAGCTATTAGATCAGGCGGATGTTTATTTATCAACATCGCTCTTCGAAGGCACAAGCAATTCTATTATGGAAGCGATGAATGCAAATTTACCAATTGTAGCAACTGATGTAGGGGACAACTATATGTTGATCAAGCACGGACAGAATGGATTTATTGCTGGTGTTAAAGATGTAAAGCAGATAGAGTCCCACATAAAAATGTTGCTGGAAGACGAACAACTTAGGATTGAGATGGGGAGAAAAAGCAAGGCTCTGCTACTTGAAAATTATTCCATCGAAAAATTTCGAGAAAGGTACGAGAAGTTAATAGACTAA
- a CDS encoding glycosyltransferase family 4 protein, with the protein MKIFVTGTRGIPNILGGVETHCEELYPLIAEEFNCEITVILRSSYIVKTELRTYRGVKLKSIYAPRSKMFEAIIHSFLAVLWAAICRPDVLHIHAVGPNLMAPLARIFGLKVVMTHHGPDYERAKWSKAAKLFLKLGEWAGVKFANRVIVISEEIKKSLVDKYGRADSILIPNGVSITGKPVVRYEILKKFDLEKRSYIFTLGRFVPEKGFDYLIRAYKKTGLSRKYKLVIAGDADHETSYSQELKKQGEVAGVVFVGFRKGEELAQLFSNCRLFVLPSFYEGLPISLLEAMAYGLQILASDIPANLQVNMPSENYYPVGDETVLAQKLVEILENSVVEDKTYDLRPYDWRVIAKSTFEVFKTLK; encoded by the coding sequence ATGAAAATATTTGTAACCGGGACTAGGGGAATACCCAATATTCTAGGAGGTGTTGAGACGCATTGCGAAGAGCTTTATCCGCTTATAGCGGAGGAATTTAATTGTGAAATCACCGTTATCCTAAGGTCTAGTTACATAGTGAAGACAGAGCTAAGAACTTACCGGGGAGTAAAACTAAAATCAATTTATGCTCCAAGGAGTAAGATGTTTGAAGCGATAATTCATTCTTTCCTCGCTGTTTTATGGGCAGCAATTTGTAGACCTGATGTATTACATATTCATGCCGTCGGACCTAATTTAATGGCACCGCTTGCTAGAATATTTGGACTGAAGGTCGTAATGACTCATCATGGGCCTGACTATGAAAGAGCAAAATGGAGTAAGGCTGCTAAACTATTTTTGAAGCTAGGGGAATGGGCAGGAGTTAAGTTTGCCAATAGAGTGATTGTCATCTCGGAAGAAATCAAAAAATCTTTAGTAGACAAGTATGGTCGTGCAGATTCTATCCTTATACCAAATGGTGTTTCGATCACAGGAAAACCCGTGGTAAGATATGAAATCCTAAAAAAGTTCGATCTAGAGAAACGCAGTTACATATTTACATTGGGTCGATTTGTTCCTGAAAAGGGCTTTGATTATTTAATACGAGCCTACAAAAAGACAGGCCTTTCAAGAAAATATAAACTCGTCATCGCGGGTGATGCAGATCATGAGACGTCTTATTCTCAGGAGTTAAAAAAGCAGGGGGAGGTTGCCGGAGTAGTATTTGTAGGTTTTCGGAAAGGAGAAGAGTTAGCGCAACTTTTTTCAAATTGCAGGTTGTTTGTTCTCCCGTCTTTTTATGAAGGGCTACCAATTTCGCTATTGGAGGCGATGGCCTACGGTCTGCAGATATTAGCATCTGACATTCCAGCTAACTTGCAAGTTAATATGCCTAGTGAAAACTACTATCCGGTGGGAGATGAAACTGTACTAGCTCAGAAATTGGTTGAAATTCTAGAAAACAGTGTGGTTGAGGATAAAACTTATGATTTGCGGCCATACGATTGGCGGGTAATTGCCAAATCAACTTTCGAAGTGTTCAAAACGCTTAAATGA
- a CDS encoding capsule assembly Wzi family protein, producing MRKVLLILLCFLVLQGKAQLDQNVKAEVELQAIGTTNGVVPFWMRSNQYGSVPLAGASTSAIGRISRDYETLSPSDKLYGREKTIDWGYGFEGRANGGDGSNFSLIEAYGKLKVWKFQLTAGRTRDVMGLNGDTSLSSGNFSVSGNSLGIPKIEISIPEYWTIPVFNGLISIKGNFAHGWSGSKTVKRHISDAVISPVDRVGTYLHQKSFYGRLGKKDWRFKLYGGFNHQVFWGGEKDVYQEFYTLTPLETFFYVATGKAYGNSYEVPNSKIGNQLGSIDIGAEYNFDALRLTIYRQHFYDIGALSKLANIADGLNGISISNTSQQDRRITWRSILFEFLYTKHQAGELNAKYTKSGDEDYYNNYFYTEGWTYRGIGLGTPFISTHTTVKSGQASDPRDYFINNRVVAFNLGLHADVNAWRMFAKLSFSKNFGTYGTSTIGHSLGYERFPPEYGIFRRVNQFSAYIESERNIGKRLALGTGIGFDHGRLLDNSFGAVVKLKKSFN from the coding sequence ATGAGAAAAGTACTGTTAATTCTTCTTTGCTTTTTAGTTCTACAAGGGAAAGCTCAATTAGATCAGAATGTAAAGGCAGAAGTGGAGCTTCAAGCAATTGGGACAACAAATGGAGTTGTTCCATTTTGGATGCGGTCTAATCAATATGGGTCTGTACCACTAGCAGGCGCCTCCACAAGTGCTATCGGCAGAATTTCGAGAGACTATGAGACTCTAAGCCCAAGCGACAAATTGTATGGGCGAGAAAAAACCATCGACTGGGGTTACGGCTTTGAGGGTCGTGCAAACGGCGGAGATGGATCGAACTTTTCTTTAATAGAGGCATATGGAAAGTTAAAAGTTTGGAAATTCCAGCTTACTGCTGGCCGGACCAGAGATGTTATGGGACTTAATGGTGACACAAGTCTTAGTTCCGGGAATTTCTCAGTTTCTGGCAATTCATTAGGAATTCCTAAGATTGAGATTTCAATTCCGGAATACTGGACTATACCTGTTTTTAACGGCCTTATTTCTATTAAAGGCAATTTTGCACATGGATGGTCAGGAAGTAAGACAGTAAAAAGGCATATCTCAGATGCAGTTATATCGCCCGTTGATCGGGTGGGCACATACCTCCATCAAAAATCTTTTTACGGAAGACTTGGTAAAAAAGACTGGCGCTTCAAATTATATGGAGGGTTCAATCACCAAGTTTTCTGGGGAGGAGAAAAGGATGTATATCAGGAATTCTACACCCTAACTCCTCTTGAGACCTTTTTTTACGTGGCCACGGGAAAAGCATATGGAAACTCCTATGAAGTTCCAAATTCAAAAATCGGCAATCAACTCGGATCCATTGATATCGGTGCAGAATATAATTTTGACGCCCTCCGTCTAACGATTTATCGGCAACACTTCTATGATATTGGCGCTCTTAGCAAACTCGCTAACATTGCTGACGGGTTAAATGGGATTTCAATTTCAAATACAAGTCAACAGGATCGGAGAATAACATGGAGAAGTATATTATTTGAATTCTTATATACCAAGCATCAGGCTGGCGAACTGAATGCTAAATATACCAAATCCGGCGATGAGGATTATTATAATAACTACTTCTATACCGAGGGCTGGACATATCGAGGTATAGGTTTAGGCACTCCGTTTATTAGTACGCACACAACGGTTAAGAGTGGTCAGGCTTCCGATCCGAGAGACTATTTTATTAATAACAGAGTTGTAGCATTCAACTTGGGGTTACATGCAGATGTAAATGCATGGCGGATGTTTGCAAAATTATCGTTTTCAAAAAACTTCGGCACATATGGCACCAGTACCATCGGGCACTCACTAGGATACGAGAGGTTTCCGCCAGAGTATGGTATCTTTAGACGGGTTAACCAGTTTTCCGCGTACATCGAGAGCGAAAGAAATATCGGCAAAAGGTTGGCATTAGGTACTGGAATTGGTTTTGACCACGGAAGACTACTGGATAACTCATTTGGCGCTGTAGTGAAGTTGAAAAAGTCATTTAACTAG